A genomic window from Exiguobacterium acetylicum DSM 20416 includes:
- a CDS encoding ABC transporter ATP-binding protein, which yields MIEVKQLGKVYPGKVTEQPLTDINFRVEEGEMVAVMGPSGSGKSTLINLLATLDEPSWGSILIDGVDTATFKRKEMTRFRRETLGIIFQEFNLLDSLTLGENMLVPLMLSGKKTKLAREEMEELARRLQIDDLLDKQVDEVSGGQRQRTAIGRALIHTPRLMLADEPTGALDFQATKHVMDVLAELNATGMTMVIVTHDPQVASYCNHVLFLKDGSIQTELFRDEPRRIFFQRVIESLSLLGGDEHQLSAIRPT from the coding sequence ATGATTGAGGTTAAACAATTAGGGAAAGTCTATCCCGGAAAGGTGACGGAACAACCGTTGACGGATATCAATTTCCGAGTCGAAGAAGGTGAGATGGTCGCAGTCATGGGACCATCCGGTAGTGGGAAATCGACGCTGATCAACTTGCTTGCAACACTCGACGAACCGAGTTGGGGATCGATTTTGATTGACGGCGTCGATACGGCGACGTTCAAACGAAAAGAGATGACACGTTTCCGGCGCGAGACGCTCGGGATCATCTTTCAGGAATTCAATCTACTCGATTCGTTAACGCTCGGCGAGAACATGCTCGTCCCGTTGATGCTATCGGGGAAAAAGACGAAGCTCGCGCGGGAAGAGATGGAGGAGTTGGCACGTCGTCTACAAATTGATGATCTGCTAGATAAACAGGTCGATGAGGTCAGTGGTGGACAACGACAACGGACCGCGATCGGTCGTGCCTTGATTCATACACCACGTCTGATGCTTGCGGACGAACCGACGGGAGCACTCGACTTCCAAGCGACAAAACACGTCATGGACGTCCTAGCCGAGTTGAACGCGACGGGGATGACGATGGTCATCGTGACACACGATCCACAAGTCGCGTCGTACTGTAACCATGTCTTGTTCCTAAAGGACGGTAGCATTCAGACGGAGTTATTCCGCGATGAACCACGCCGCATCTTTTTCCAACGGGTCATCGAATCACTATCGCTGCTAGGAGGGGATGAGCATCAATTATCTGCAATACGCCCTACGTAA
- a CDS encoding sensor histidine kinase yields MKLFLRHAIPGILFFTGQMLILYAVLWLYDLYRPAAFFYIVLLNSIGLLIYLSYRFFSMLPLLRRMQQPVQSVAEPIRSDSEEPISVAVEQFLERQQTLFRNSLFAERRKEKERHRYVDQWIHQMKTPLSVIELILEHPGEHYQADLRQEVDRLRSGLDQMLYSSRLEAIETDLKAERLALKPLVTSIINQEKRLFVKNQVFPKLDIADDVYVYTDAKWFRFLVLQLVTNAIKYTTGHGREVVLTAEVTNGQVVLSVQDDGVGIPKRDVPRVFNAFFTGENGRRYGESTGMGLYFVQQVCLKLGHEIELESEEGVGTTCRIRLVGGRAHD; encoded by the coding sequence ATGAAGCTCTTTTTACGGCACGCGATACCAGGAATCCTCTTCTTTACCGGACAAATGCTGATTTTATATGCCGTCTTATGGCTCTATGATTTGTATCGCCCAGCAGCCTTCTTTTATATCGTACTTTTGAACAGTATCGGTCTCTTGATTTATCTCAGTTATCGTTTCTTCAGCATGCTTCCATTGCTACGACGGATGCAACAGCCGGTTCAATCGGTCGCAGAACCGATTCGCAGTGATAGTGAAGAACCGATTTCCGTTGCCGTCGAACAATTTTTAGAGCGGCAACAGACATTGTTTCGAAACAGTCTGTTTGCTGAGCGACGAAAAGAAAAGGAACGGCATCGGTATGTCGATCAATGGATTCACCAGATGAAGACACCGTTATCCGTCATCGAGTTGATCCTTGAACACCCAGGAGAACACTATCAAGCGGATTTACGTCAAGAGGTCGATCGATTGCGCAGTGGACTCGACCAGATGCTCTATTCGTCACGTTTAGAAGCGATCGAGACAGATTTGAAGGCGGAACGATTGGCACTGAAGCCGCTCGTCACGAGTATCATCAATCAAGAGAAACGATTATTCGTTAAAAATCAGGTCTTTCCGAAACTCGATATCGCTGACGACGTGTACGTATACACGGATGCGAAGTGGTTTCGTTTCCTCGTCCTACAGCTCGTGACGAACGCCATCAAGTACACGACGGGACATGGTCGAGAAGTCGTTCTGACGGCAGAAGTGACAAACGGGCAAGTCGTCCTTTCGGTTCAAGACGACGGTGTAGGGATTCCAAAACGAGACGTCCCACGTGTCTTTAATGCGTTCTTCACTGGCGAAAACGGACGACGTTACGGAGAATCGACCGGGATGGGGTTGTATTTCGTCCAGCAGGTCTGCTTGAAGCTCGGGCACGAGATTGAACTCGAGAGTGAAGAAGGGGTCGGTACGACATGCCGGATTCGATTAGTAGGAGGTCGCGCACATGATTGA
- a CDS encoding response regulator transcription factor, whose amino-acid sequence MHTILLVEDDMKIATLLKELLERYDFKVVVEDGRGDVVAVYEETNPDVILLDVNLPKFDGFYWCRQLRMKTRAPILFISARVGEMDQVMALEYGADDYIVKPFQGAVVIAKIKSQIRRAYGTLSNETDERTVTKEGVTLYLDRYIVEYGEQSIELSKKEGLILEMLLTASPRIVSRGDLLERIWDDEAFVDENTLNVNITRVRKRLAEIGVAGLETVRGVGYKLVLEP is encoded by the coding sequence ATGCATACGATTTTATTAGTCGAAGATGATATGAAGATTGCTACACTATTGAAAGAACTACTCGAACGCTATGATTTTAAAGTCGTCGTTGAAGATGGGCGAGGGGATGTCGTCGCGGTCTATGAAGAGACGAATCCGGACGTCATTCTATTAGATGTCAATTTACCGAAGTTTGACGGTTTCTATTGGTGCCGGCAGTTACGGATGAAGACACGGGCACCGATCTTGTTCATCTCGGCACGGGTCGGGGAGATGGATCAAGTCATGGCGCTCGAATACGGAGCGGATGATTACATCGTTAAACCGTTCCAAGGAGCGGTCGTCATCGCGAAGATTAAAAGTCAGATTCGCCGGGCCTATGGCACGCTGTCGAACGAGACGGATGAGCGAACGGTGACGAAAGAAGGTGTCACGTTGTACTTAGATCGTTATATCGTAGAGTACGGGGAACAGTCAATCGAGCTGTCAAAAAAAGAGGGGTTGATCCTTGAGATGCTGCTGACGGCAAGTCCCCGGATCGTCAGTCGGGGCGATCTGCTCGAACGGATTTGGGATGACGAAGCGTTCGTCGATGAGAATACGTTGAACGTCAATATTACGCGTGTTCGCAAACGACTTGCCGAGATTGGTGTCGCTGGACTTGAGACGGTACGAGGCGTCGGTTATAAACTGGTTCTTGAACCATGA
- a CDS encoding ABC transporter permease produces MKNIRQNVMYLGAVTFAILIYYTFLAIRSNEAMLQANELYGKLGTVFTGASVILALFSAIFIWYSSDFFLRRRKKEIGLYALLGLERGQIARLIFLETMGYGVIGLILGIAIGTVASKYFVQLLASVMAMQVDATFTISGASVIQTIGVFLLIFLIIALRSARTIYRFTLIELFKAEQQAESLPKVHPILAVLSVVLIGVGYYLTGQPLMDHFTIVAPLLMLCVILGTFGTMSYFTIFLLRVLSNQARHFKGTNLILHGQLLSRIKSNAVMLSTITVITAVTLTTVGTATSIYYFIDQTVEEQVPYSLSIASKQAEAEQLIAKSDQKIDSRTMVNVKNVDHEMTDLPNPLTFTRYYATYAYEDQPGQFSYVNYSDYVKLAKANGKTVIKEPKQGEAIVLETFKGNDLLKMKVKSPVGVKIKDVHDSFRITAATNLPIAQLYEKQRLAFVVNDDAFAKIPEKGFTLTNYQFSDERHDDGLMKQLTQLYGKQADTEMAAYYPVYAMTTATTGLLAFAAGFLGLVFLLATGSIIYFKMLAEAEESKQRFAIIQKIGVDEKEQTGIIRRLVGFVFSLPYVLGLVHSLVAMQVLQKLLNYNIVRPTLLAIVCYTIVYLIYYIVTVRAYRRIVT; encoded by the coding sequence TTGAAGAACATTCGTCAAAACGTGATGTACCTCGGTGCCGTCACATTTGCGATTCTGATTTACTACACGTTCCTCGCGATTCGATCGAATGAAGCGATGCTTCAGGCGAACGAATTGTACGGAAAACTGGGAACAGTCTTTACCGGAGCAAGTGTCATTCTAGCGCTTTTCTCTGCCATCTTCATCTGGTATTCAAGTGACTTCTTTTTACGCCGCCGTAAGAAGGAAATCGGACTTTATGCATTGCTTGGTTTAGAACGGGGGCAGATTGCTCGCCTGATCTTCCTTGAGACGATGGGGTATGGGGTGATTGGTCTGATCCTCGGGATTGCGATCGGTACCGTCGCTTCGAAATACTTCGTGCAGTTGCTGGCTTCCGTCATGGCGATGCAAGTCGATGCGACCTTTACGATCAGCGGAGCTTCCGTCATACAGACGATCGGTGTCTTCCTGTTGATTTTCTTAATCATCGCTTTACGTTCGGCACGAACGATTTATCGTTTTACATTGATCGAATTGTTCAAGGCAGAACAACAAGCGGAATCCCTTCCGAAAGTTCATCCGATTCTAGCCGTTCTTTCGGTCGTCTTGATCGGTGTCGGTTACTATTTAACGGGACAACCATTGATGGATCACTTTACGATCGTCGCACCGCTTTTGATGCTCTGCGTCATTCTCGGGACGTTCGGAACGATGAGTTATTTCACGATCTTCTTATTGCGCGTCTTAAGTAATCAAGCGCGGCATTTCAAAGGAACGAATTTAATTCTGCACGGGCAATTGTTGTCACGAATCAAATCGAATGCCGTCATGCTGTCGACGATTACGGTCATCACTGCCGTGACATTGACGACGGTCGGTACAGCGACATCGATCTATTATTTCATCGATCAGACGGTCGAGGAGCAAGTCCCGTACAGTCTGTCGATTGCGAGTAAACAAGCAGAAGCGGAACAGCTAATTGCGAAGTCCGACCAGAAAATCGACAGCCGGACGATGGTCAACGTCAAGAACGTCGACCATGAGATGACCGATCTGCCGAACCCTTTGACGTTTACACGTTACTACGCGACGTATGCATATGAAGACCAACCGGGACAATTCAGCTACGTCAACTATTCGGACTACGTCAAGCTCGCGAAAGCGAACGGGAAAACGGTCATCAAAGAACCGAAACAAGGCGAAGCGATCGTCCTTGAGACGTTCAAAGGAAACGATTTGTTAAAGATGAAAGTCAAATCGCCGGTCGGTGTTAAAATCAAGGACGTTCATGATTCCTTTCGTATCACCGCTGCGACGAATCTACCAATCGCTCAACTTTATGAGAAACAGCGACTTGCCTTCGTCGTAAACGATGATGCGTTCGCGAAGATCCCGGAAAAAGGCTTCACGCTGACGAATTATCAGTTCTCAGATGAACGTCATGACGATGGATTGATGAAACAGTTGACACAACTATATGGAAAACAAGCGGACACGGAGATGGCGGCTTATTATCCTGTCTACGCGATGACGACGGCAACGACCGGCTTACTCGCGTTTGCTGCCGGCTTCCTCGGACTCGTTTTCTTGCTTGCGACAGGTTCGATCATCTACTTCAAGATGCTCGCGGAAGCAGAAGAATCGAAACAACGGTTTGCCATCATCCAGAAGATTGGTGTCGATGAGAAGGAACAGACAGGCATCATCCGTCGCCTTGTTGGATTCGTCTTCTCTTTACCGTACGTGCTCGGACTCGTTCATAGTTTAGTGGCGATGCAGGTCTTGCAGAAACTGTTGAACTACAACATCGTTCGTCCGACATTACTTGCGATTGTTTGTTATACGATCGTCTATCTGATCTACTATATCGTCACGGTCCGTGCTTATCGCCGCATCGTCACGTGA
- a CDS encoding ABC transporter ATP-binding protein yields MKAILQAEQISKTYQTKTARHEALRPTTLRVHEGEFVSIMGPSGAGKSTLLNLLSTIDQPTDGSILINGADVTAMKEKQLARFRREQLGFIFQDFNLLDTMTVRENIALPLSLANIDKKMILERVDRVARQLGIHDLLDKRPVELSGGQKQRTAAARAIIHDPSLILADEPTGALDSKSATGLLEAMRSLNDEGATILMVTHDPMTASYAERILFVKDGELFKEVHRFGSQKEFFEQIMEVQRELGGAVRELV; encoded by the coding sequence ATGAAAGCAATCTTACAAGCAGAACAGATTTCAAAAACGTATCAAACGAAAACCGCGCGCCACGAAGCACTGCGTCCGACGACGCTCCGTGTTCACGAAGGAGAGTTCGTCAGTATCATGGGTCCATCCGGTGCCGGGAAATCGACATTACTCAATTTATTATCGACGATCGATCAGCCGACGGACGGCTCGATTTTAATCAACGGAGCAGACGTGACGGCGATGAAGGAAAAACAATTGGCCCGCTTTCGCCGGGAACAACTCGGCTTCATTTTCCAGGATTTTAATCTCCTCGATACGATGACGGTCCGGGAAAACATCGCCTTACCGCTATCACTCGCGAACATTGATAAAAAGATGATCTTAGAACGTGTCGATCGTGTGGCGCGTCAACTTGGTATCCACGACTTACTCGATAAACGTCCGGTCGAACTATCGGGTGGACAAAAACAACGGACAGCTGCCGCGCGTGCGATCATTCATGATCCGTCGCTCATTTTAGCCGACGAGCCGACCGGTGCGCTCGATTCGAAGTCCGCGACCGGATTGCTCGAAGCGATGCGATCACTGAATGATGAAGGCGCGACGATCTTGATGGTGACACACGATCCGATGACGGCGTCTTACGCGGAACGAATTCTGTTCGTCAAGGACGGAGAGCTGTTCAAGGAAGTCCATCGCTTCGGTTCGCAGAAGGAGTTCTTCGAACAGATCATGGAAGTCCAGCGTGAACTCGGAGGTGCCGTCCGTGAGCTTGTCTAA
- a CDS encoding PTS glucose transporter subunit IIA produces the protein MGFLKKLFGGNDAGNAKIASALTGKIVNIENVPDQVFSQKMMGDGVAIEPTEGKVVSPINATVETIFPTKHAIGLKGEDGLELLIHVGLDTVNLKGEGFTAHVQSGDKVKAGDVLVEFDLEYIRANAPSTITPIIVTNHDQFTLSAVPAEGTSVVAGETELFKATHK, from the coding sequence ATGGGATTCTTAAAAAAATTGTTTGGTGGTAACGACGCAGGAAACGCGAAAATCGCTTCTGCACTTACAGGTAAAATCGTCAACATCGAGAACGTACCCGATCAAGTTTTCTCTCAAAAAATGATGGGCGACGGTGTCGCAATCGAACCAACTGAAGGTAAAGTCGTCTCACCGATCAACGCAACGGTCGAAACGATCTTCCCAACAAAACACGCAATCGGTCTAAAAGGTGAAGATGGTCTTGAACTCTTGATCCACGTTGGTCTTGATACCGTTAACCTCAAAGGCGAAGGCTTCACGGCTCACGTCCAGTCAGGTGACAAAGTCAAAGCAGGAGACGTCCTCGTCGAGTTCGATCTCGAGTACATCCGTGCGAATGCGCCATCGACGATCACACCGATCATCGTGACGAACCACGATCAATTCACGCTTTCAGCTGTACCAGCTGAAGGAACTTCTGTTGTCGCAGGAGAAACAGAACTCTTCAAAGCAACTCATAAATAA
- a CDS encoding M3 family oligoendopeptidase: MLPFSEITYVRPDLALLETSMNQAIARLTEATQVDEANAAITEINTLRNQFETASQLVEIRHTIDTRDTFYETEQGFFDEASAIYQGYVSSYYQALTTHPLRSELEQTQGKQLFLIAEASLKTFSEEIIPKLQEENRLSSEYTKLMSSAQIEFDGKTLNLSQFGPYLQSPDRDVRKAASEARYGYLNEHGEAIDTIYDKLVRIRTDIAKTLGFPSFVELGYARMLRVDYNQSMVEQYREQIRETIVPLATQLKERQQRRIGVDQLYYYDEGFAFKSGNATPKGEESFIIEGGKKMYAEMSPETNEFFNYMLDREALDLTAKPGKAGGGYCTYIADEKLPFIFSNFNGTAGDIDVLTHEVGHAFQVYESRHLTAPESAFPTYEACEIHSMSMEFFAYPWMEEFFGEETAKYKFNHLAGSVTFLPYGVAIDEFQHIIYNQPELTPAERREAWRTIEKKYLPHRDYEANDYLDSGAWWHQQGHVFGSPFYYIDYTLAQVCAFQFYAWMEQDREAAWKSYLDLCRAGGSESFLTLVERAGLKSPFAPGTVEAAVAPVKTYLEQADDIVLDRV; encoded by the coding sequence ATGTTACCATTTTCAGAAATTACATATGTCCGTCCTGACCTTGCCTTGCTTGAAACATCAATGAATCAAGCGATCGCTCGACTGACGGAAGCCACACAGGTAGATGAAGCAAACGCAGCCATCACTGAGATTAATACCCTCAGAAATCAATTTGAAACGGCAAGCCAGCTCGTCGAGATCCGCCACACGATCGATACACGAGATACGTTCTACGAAACGGAGCAAGGATTCTTTGATGAAGCGAGTGCAATCTATCAAGGATATGTCTCAAGCTATTATCAAGCGTTGACGACGCACCCACTCCGCAGTGAACTCGAACAGACGCAAGGCAAACAGTTATTCCTGATTGCTGAAGCGAGCCTGAAGACGTTCTCGGAAGAGATCATTCCGAAACTCCAAGAAGAGAACCGTCTCTCGAGTGAATATACGAAACTGATGTCTTCTGCTCAAATCGAGTTCGATGGCAAGACGCTCAACTTATCGCAGTTCGGTCCATATCTTCAATCCCCTGATCGTGATGTCCGTAAAGCAGCTTCTGAAGCACGCTATGGCTATTTAAACGAGCATGGTGAAGCCATCGATACGATTTATGACAAACTCGTCCGGATCCGGACAGACATCGCGAAGACACTCGGTTTCCCATCGTTCGTCGAGCTCGGATACGCACGGATGCTCCGCGTCGATTATAACCAATCGATGGTCGAACAATACCGCGAACAAATCCGTGAGACGATCGTTCCACTCGCGACACAACTCAAAGAGCGCCAGCAACGACGGATCGGCGTCGATCAGTTGTATTACTACGATGAAGGATTTGCCTTCAAGTCTGGGAATGCGACACCGAAAGGCGAAGAGTCGTTCATCATCGAAGGCGGCAAAAAAATGTACGCGGAGATGTCACCGGAGACGAACGAGTTCTTCAACTACATGCTCGACCGGGAAGCACTCGATTTAACGGCGAAGCCTGGGAAAGCCGGCGGTGGGTATTGTACCTACATCGCAGACGAAAAACTCCCGTTCATCTTCTCGAACTTCAATGGAACGGCAGGCGACATCGATGTCCTGACTCACGAAGTCGGGCACGCCTTCCAAGTCTATGAGAGCCGTCACCTGACTGCTCCAGAGAGTGCTTTCCCAACGTATGAAGCGTGTGAGATCCACTCGATGTCGATGGAATTCTTCGCTTATCCGTGGATGGAAGAGTTCTTCGGTGAAGAGACGGCGAAATACAAATTCAATCACCTCGCAGGAAGCGTCACATTCCTTCCGTACGGCGTTGCGATTGACGAGTTCCAACACATCATCTACAACCAACCGGAATTGACACCAGCTGAGCGTCGCGAAGCATGGCGGACGATCGAGAAGAAATACCTGCCGCATCGTGATTACGAAGCGAATGATTATCTCGATTCAGGTGCATGGTGGCATCAACAAGGACACGTCTTCGGTAGTCCGTTCTACTATATCGATTACACACTTGCTCAAGTCTGTGCCTTCCAGTTCTATGCATGGATGGAACAAGACCGGGAAGCGGCTTGGAAGTCGTATCTCGATCTCTGTCGTGCCGGCGGATCGGAAAGCTTCCTCACGCTCGTCGAACGTGCTGGATTGAAGTCTCCGTTCGCACCAGGTACGGTCGAGGCAGCCGTCGCACCGGTTAAAACCTACCTTGAACAAGCAGACGACATCGTGCTCGATCGCGTTTAA
- a CDS encoding putative bifunctional diguanylate cyclase/phosphodiesterase, translating into MLRRLSPVFIVEAFRRRSYYKTFSWMIAIIGLVALIVACQHLTKTLDEGYRFKESGKTIAEVTPFNRAEQEVTRYYFSSLNDDTDLAQASERANRSLEQLTDRLPNMKATESTREEVLTEIKKLQRQGYESNHRFFTTMTNFKSEIIFNQLVLSKETGSYYNVFSNLILMEEQLGKSAEILKNARQKEEPSSIDQLRIQQMRIDLPLRQESLIKSLYDVIPLQNDAGRQDIAIMREQMDVYTQTLDDLLRAPKDSTYVALANQAEQYESSMYRLYDQELNQVAQEMQDRGNQIIRNAWLLFGATSVLILGLLILTLSLLRAFRQDLSLLKGEANTFAEDRRQSGYNVPERNDFQPVVQAFRTMTAIIAGLLDHSDAKTKEIKQKKAEIESLFSQNTDPIFAMSSDYTIVNGNERFRQLTDAPAGWTIEELIHPADLNRMRRALRRSLEGQSQTIRCKMLFNEKILNMFVNIIHVANKEDDTGVALYLSCHDETDQFRREERITQLALFDMLTGLLNRNGFEQKMADALKAPQPGELVTISVRQFRRINDIYGHGAGDQILKDLANRLKHHFIGTGQAARIGGDEFAVLVGQQDIVDYQKLKQVIEHVYEINGEYVNVSISMSMVRYPDDAVAVTSLLSSVDIAMQHAKQQTEGGPVWFESWMSAEYLESVVLEGELREAIEKNELQLFYQPQINLATGQVDGCEALLRWFHPERGMISPAIFIPIAERSMLIEEIGMWVVAETVRQVEEWKDTELGILRVSANLSVKELVSGRIVDYLTDVREIHPGIEQRMELEITESFGVFSDTRVFDALQTLHQMGYRLAIDDFGTGYSSLSYLSRLPIQRLKIDRSFISGPDACSNAPLIETIIKLAHTLKYDVVAEGIEELEQADHLRVLDCEYAQGFYYSRPIPADEFRVWYGKYHEKLLSE; encoded by the coding sequence GTGTTGCGACGTTTATCACCAGTCTTCATCGTAGAAGCTTTTCGAAGACGCTCCTACTATAAAACGTTCTCATGGATGATTGCGATCATCGGTTTGGTGGCGTTGATCGTCGCGTGTCAGCATTTGACGAAAACGTTGGATGAAGGATATCGTTTCAAGGAATCGGGTAAAACGATTGCCGAAGTGACACCTTTTAATCGTGCCGAACAAGAAGTGACGCGTTACTATTTTTCATCTTTGAATGACGACACTGATTTGGCGCAAGCTTCAGAACGGGCCAATCGATCGCTCGAACAATTGACGGACCGGCTTCCGAATATGAAAGCGACCGAGTCGACACGCGAAGAAGTCCTGACAGAAATCAAAAAACTACAACGACAAGGATACGAATCGAATCATCGCTTTTTCACGACGATGACGAACTTCAAAAGTGAAATCATCTTCAATCAGCTCGTGCTAAGTAAAGAAACAGGGTCTTATTATAATGTGTTCTCCAATCTGATTTTGATGGAAGAACAACTGGGTAAGTCCGCTGAAATCTTGAAGAATGCCCGACAAAAAGAAGAACCTAGTTCCATAGATCAGTTACGGATTCAACAGATGCGGATCGATTTACCTTTGCGACAGGAGTCGCTCATCAAATCCTTGTACGACGTGATTCCGCTTCAAAATGATGCAGGACGTCAGGATATCGCAATCATGCGGGAACAGATGGATGTCTACACACAAACGCTCGATGACCTATTACGTGCTCCGAAAGATTCAACGTACGTTGCGTTAGCAAATCAAGCCGAACAATATGAATCCAGCATGTATCGTCTATACGATCAAGAACTTAATCAAGTCGCGCAAGAAATGCAAGATCGAGGCAATCAAATCATTCGTAATGCCTGGCTTCTGTTTGGCGCGACCAGTGTCTTGATTCTTGGATTATTGATATTGACCTTATCGTTATTACGCGCGTTTCGCCAAGACCTTTCTTTACTGAAGGGAGAAGCGAATACCTTCGCGGAAGACCGCCGACAATCCGGTTATAACGTACCAGAGCGAAATGATTTCCAGCCCGTCGTCCAAGCCTTTCGGACGATGACGGCCATCATTGCTGGGTTATTAGACCATAGTGATGCGAAGACAAAAGAGATTAAACAAAAGAAAGCGGAAATCGAATCACTCTTTTCCCAAAATACCGATCCAATCTTTGCGATGTCATCGGATTACACGATCGTGAACGGGAATGAACGCTTTCGACAATTAACGGATGCGCCGGCGGGATGGACGATTGAAGAACTGATTCATCCGGCTGATTTGAACCGGATGCGCCGGGCGTTGAGACGATCGCTGGAAGGGCAGAGTCAGACGATTCGTTGTAAGATGCTCTTTAATGAAAAGATTTTGAACATGTTCGTCAATATCATCCACGTCGCAAACAAAGAGGATGACACAGGCGTCGCACTCTACTTATCCTGCCATGATGAGACGGATCAGTTCCGGCGGGAAGAACGAATCACACAACTCGCACTCTTCGATATGTTGACGGGCTTGTTGAACCGGAATGGTTTCGAGCAAAAGATGGCAGATGCCCTAAAAGCACCTCAACCGGGAGAACTCGTCACTATCAGCGTCCGGCAATTCCGACGAATCAATGATATCTACGGACATGGTGCGGGAGATCAGATTCTAAAAGATCTTGCGAATCGCCTCAAGCATCATTTCATCGGAACGGGACAAGCAGCACGGATTGGTGGAGATGAATTCGCCGTGTTGGTCGGACAACAGGATATCGTCGATTACCAGAAATTAAAGCAGGTCATCGAACATGTCTATGAGATCAACGGAGAATACGTCAATGTCAGTATCAGCATGAGCATGGTCCGTTACCCGGATGATGCAGTGGCGGTCACCTCCTTATTATCCTCAGTCGATATCGCGATGCAGCATGCGAAACAACAGACAGAGGGTGGACCAGTCTGGTTCGAGTCCTGGATGAGTGCCGAGTATCTTGAATCGGTCGTCCTCGAAGGAGAATTACGAGAAGCGATTGAAAAGAACGAGCTTCAACTGTTCTATCAACCACAAATCAATCTCGCGACAGGTCAAGTCGATGGCTGTGAAGCTCTCCTGCGCTGGTTCCATCCTGAACGGGGGATGATCAGTCCAGCAATCTTCATTCCGATCGCTGAACGATCGATGTTGATTGAAGAGATTGGGATGTGGGTCGTTGCTGAAACGGTTCGACAAGTCGAAGAGTGGAAGGACACGGAGCTCGGAATACTACGTGTCTCAGCGAACTTATCCGTCAAAGAGCTCGTCTCCGGTCGAATCGTCGATTACCTGACCGATGTCCGAGAGATTCATCCGGGGATTGAACAACGGATGGAACTTGAAATCACGGAATCGTTTGGTGTCTTTTCAGACACACGCGTATTTGATGCCTTACAGACATTGCACCAGATGGGATATCGTCTTGCGATTGACGACTTTGGTACGGGGTATTCTTCCTTGTCGTACTTAAGTCGATTACCGATCCAGCGGCTAAAAATTGATCGTTCGTTCATCAGTGGTCCGGATGCGTGTTCAAACGCACCGCTCATCGAGACGATCATCAAGCTTGCTCATACGCTGAAGTATGACGTCGTCGCTGAAGGAATCGAGGAACTTGAACAAGCGGATCATTTACGAGTGCTTGACTGTGAGTATGCGCAAGGATTCTATTATTCAAGACCGATTCCAGCTGACGAGTTTCGGGTCTGGTACGGGAAGTACCATGAAAAGCTTCTATCTGAATGA
- a CDS encoding CBS domain-containing protein, with amino-acid sequence MNIAFFLLPKDEVKYLDPESTVRQALEKMKHHRFTSVPLVDNKGKYAGTLTEGDILWALEANLEHADYDHVLQTRLTDIKQRVRYKPVSITAQMEEMIEVITDQNFVPVIDDGRHFIGIIRRRDIIDYFAKKVARENVSY; translated from the coding sequence ATGAATATTGCTTTTTTCTTATTACCTAAAGATGAGGTGAAATATTTAGATCCTGAGTCAACGGTCAGACAAGCACTAGAAAAGATGAAACATCATCGTTTTACGTCGGTCCCACTCGTTGACAATAAAGGGAAATACGCAGGAACGCTGACAGAAGGCGATATCTTGTGGGCACTCGAAGCAAATCTCGAGCATGCCGATTATGACCACGTCTTGCAGACGCGATTAACCGATATCAAACAACGCGTCCGTTATAAACCAGTTTCAATTACAGCGCAAATGGAAGAGATGATTGAAGTCATTACCGATCAAAATTTCGTCCCCGTCATTGATGACGGAAGACATTTTATCGGGATCATCCGACGACGTGATATCATCGATTATTTTGCTAAAAAAGTAGCACGAGAGAATGTCAGTTATTAA